A portion of the Sabethes cyaneus chromosome 3, idSabCyanKW18_F2, whole genome shotgun sequence genome contains these proteins:
- the LOC128739264 gene encoding uncharacterized protein LOC128739264, with translation MGSKISPLLAELFMSDFEEKLQSEKLFPRVWKRYVDDIYAIVKERYVPQTLNWLNSQHEKINFTVEQEVEGKLPFLDLLITRKEDNTLKFSIFRKPTSTDRYITTDSNHFGAQKQAAFHSMAHRLVNIPMEQEDFAAERERIQKAAELNGYDKKFVDKIIRKHLRKKQRHDTTTLQPEREEVQRISLPFYPKVTNHIRKLLKRHGFHVVHKSGNTLQELLNNQKDKVPPDERSGIYEIPCQDCPAVYIGQTRRKFKTRLKEHRKAVENERPNDSSVAMHSICSKHNINWGNAKLLKNVRKSSHLTAWESMYICTEDRPLMNEDDALITSPLFQLTKLKL, from the coding sequence ATGGGTAGTAAAATATCGCCCCTTTTGGCGGAATTGTTTATGAGCGACTTTGAGGAAAAGCTACAAAGTGAAAAACTTTTCCCACGCGTATGGAAGCGATACGTAGACGACATTTACGCCATAGTGAAGGAACGCTACGTGCCACAAACACTGAATTGGCTGAACTCACAGCACGAAAAGATCAATTTTACGGTGGAACAGGAAGTAGAGGGAAAACTACCGTTTTTGGACCTGCTGATTACCAGGAAAGAAGACAATACCCTGAAGTTCAGCATTTTTCGAAAACCAACGTCTACCGACCGTTACATTACTACGGACTCGAATCACTTCGGGGCCCAAAAACAAGCAGCTTTTCATTCTATGGCGCATCGTCTAGTCAACATCCCCATGGAGCAGGAAGATTTTGCAGCGGAAAGGGAAAGGATCCAGAAAGCTGCTGAATTAAACGGGTACGACAAAAAgtttgtggataaaataatcCGCAAACATCTCCGCAAAAAACAGCGCCATGATACCACTACACTACAGCCTGAAAGAGAAGAAGTACAAAGAATCAGCCTGCCGTTTTACCCGAAAGTAACAAACCATATTAGAAAGTTACTTAAGCGGCATGGTTTCCATGTGGTCCACAAAAGCGGCAATACCTTACAGGAACTTTTGAATAATCAAAAGGACAAGGTTCCGCCCGACGAGCGCTCAGGAATTtatgaaattccgtgccaggatTGCCCAGCGGTGTACATCGGGCAAACGCGGAGAAAATTCAAAACTCGTCTAAAGGAACATAGAAAGGCAGTGGAGAACGAACGGCCCAACGACTCCAGTGTAGCCATGCACTCAATCTGCTCCAAACATAATATTAATTGGGGAAACgcaaagctgctcaaaaacgtgAGAAAGTCTTCTCATTTGACTGCGTGGGAGTCGATGTACATCTGTACGGAGGACCGTCCCCTGATGAATGAGGATGACGCTCTCATCACCTCACCGCTCTTTCAACTGACGAAGTTGAAACTGTAG